The DNA window CGGACGATATCGTCCCACATGAACCAGAAACGGGCCTGTCCGGGGGTGCCGAACATGTACATGATCAGCTCCCGTTCCAGGGTCAACCGCCCGAAGTCCATGGCCACCGTGGTCGTGGTTTTCTCCGGCGTCCCGGAAAGGTCGTCGTGGTCGGTACTGGCCTCGGTCATCACCGCTTCGGTGGTGACCGGCGGAATTTCCGATACGGAGCCGACCATCGTGGTTTTCCCGGCACCGAAGCCACCAGCGACGACGATCTTGGTGGAAACGAGGGACTGGGAACCGGTCGTGTTATTGGAAGAGACGTTCGAGTCCACGGAGCGCCCTCTCCAGAACTTGGTTTTCCGACGGGCTTTGGCCGGTGATGGTCGGATGGATGTACACGTACTCCTGGTCGGCGAGGTCGCTCAGCAGTACCTGGGTCACCCCCATGGGGATTTCCAGTTCCGCGGAGAGCTCGGCGACCGATCGCGGCTCAGCGCACAGCTGGTATATGCTCTCCGACTCCGGCATCAGGTTCGGAGGTACGGGGGTGTCCGGGTCCGCCACCGACACCAGCGTCTGGACCATCAGCGGGTGGCGTGACCGGGTACGCCCACCCGTGAAGGTGTACGGGCGTATCCGTGCGCCCCTTTTCCTGCGATAGCTCATATCACCGAGTTCCCCTTCGCGCTTCGGCACGGTTTCCATCGATCGCGCGCCGGGCCTGGCCGCGCGAACCTCATGACGCCATTACCTCGCGCAGCTGGGAACGCAGTTGAGGGGTCAACGCGTGTCCCGCGCTCTCCACGAGCAGGGTCATCTGGTAGGCGACGATCTTCATGTCAGCGTCACTCGACGTCAGCACGGCCAGGGACGACCCGTCACTGATGGACATGACGAACAGGTGCCCGTGCTTCATACGCAGAATGAGCTGCTCGGACTCGCCCTTGCTGAACATGCGTGCGGTACCGTCGGCCAGGCTCTGCAGCCCGCTGGCGATCGCGGAAAGCTGTTCGGCGTACTCCTCGGGGAAGTCACGGGAGGCTGTCAGCAGCAGACCGTCCGACGAGACGACGATCGCGTGTTCGACTCCGGGAACTTCCGAGACGAAGTTGGAGACGAGCCAGGTGAAGTTCTCCGCGCTCTCACTCAAGCGGTTGTCCATATCCGTTCGCCTTTTCACTTGATTCGGCTTCGCGCCGTATCGCTACTCGTCCGACCCGGCTGCCTGCTGACCCTCGATGAAACCCTCGAGGTCGGCACGGATCCGCTCGGCACGGTCGTCCTCGGCGGCCTCGGGCGTTTCCTGGGTGTCACCGGCGGCACCATCGTCCCCGCCGGTTCCGTCCCCGGCGGTGGCACTCCCGTCAGCGGGGGGCATGGGAGGCAGGACAGAGCTCCTGTGCGCGCTACGACGCGGCAGACCGGCCGCGGTCACCGACGAGTCCATGGCACTGTTCTTTTCCTGGGGATGGTTCGGGCCGGATACGGTCTGGGTCTGTCCAGGGCTCTGCTCCCGCCGACGAGTGCTCCCCGCGGACTCCGAGGAGGCCGGTGCGGACTGCCCGGCTTCCGGTGAGGAGGCGTGGGCGAAGGGCCCCGTGTTCGATCCCGCCGACCGGCGCTGGCCCCTGTCCTGGCTCGGCGTCGCGAAGAGCCGTGCCGGCACGACCACGTGCGCGCTCACACCGCGGAAGGCACGTGCCTCGAGCTGCACCTGCATGCCGTGGCGGTGCGCGATCCGGCTGACCACGTACAGCCCCATACGCCGCATGACCTGTTCGTCCAGGACCGGTTCGCCGGCGAGGCGGGAGTTCAGTTCCGCCAACTGCTCCTCGGGGATCCCGATCCCCTCGTCCTCGACGGTGACCAGCAGCCGGTTGTCGGCCATCGACTGGGCGCTGACGACCACCTGGGCGTGCTCCGGCGACTTCTCAGTCGCGTTGTCCATCAGCTCGGCGAGCAGGTGGGTCAGGTCGTCGGCGGCGCTCCCCGTCAGGGAGATGTCCGGCAGGTCTCCCACCTGGACCCGCTGGTACTCGCTGATCTCGGATATCGCCGCGCGGGCGACGTCCAGCAACGGAACCGGCTCACCGGAGGTGTCCCCGGTGTCCTCACCCGCCAGGACGAGCAGGTTCTCCCCGTTGCGGCGCATGCGCGTGGCCAGGTTGTCGATCTTGAAGAGCTTCTCCAGCAGCTCGGGGTCCTCGCTGTCGCCCTCGAGCTCCTCGATGTGGTCCATGATCGAGTCGACCAGGGTGAGGTCGCGCATCGCCAGTCCGGCCAGCGTTCTGGTGACCAGCTCCTGCTGCTCCGACCGCTGTGACTGTTGCGGCAGCGGAGCGTGGGGGGTGGCTGCCGCCTGCTGCGGACTCGCGGGAACCGCCTGTGTCCCGGTCCAGTACTGGTGGGGGTGGCCAGTGGCCGGCTGCTGGGGGTGGGGGTATTGCTGGGGGTGGGGGTATTGCGGGGGGTACGCGTACGGTGCCGCGGCCCACTGCTGCGGGTCCGCGGGGGGAGGACCGGCCTGCTGCTGCCACGGGTGAGGCTGCTGCCACGAGTAAGGCTGGGGAGCGTGACCGGCCCGCCGGGATCCGGACCGTATCCCCAGCCATGTGAGCAGCCTCTGCCATTTCCCGCTCTTGGGGGGGAGCGGTGTCGGGCCCTCCGCACCGGGTTGGTACGGGAGGGAGTGGGGGTGGGGGTGTGGGTGGTTGTCGTACCCAGCTGGTGACCGCGCTCCGGGAGGCTCTCCGGACGCGGTCGAAGATGGCGTGTGCGCCACAGCACATCTCCTCGTATCGGGGGTAACAGACGGTGAGCCACACCCGTTCCCCGCGACGCCCCACGCCCCTCTCGGGTAGCCAGGGGACCTCCCGAAACAGTCACCGCAGCACAACTCGTATGGCTGTCCGGCCCACGGTTAAGCGAAGTGCGCCCCAACCGTCCTCACATAGACAGATCGAAAGCAACGCTAGCACAGAAAGCCTTATGTGCCAG is part of the Haloactinospora alba genome and encodes:
- a CDS encoding GTP-binding protein; this translates as MDSNVSSNNTTGSQSLVSTKIVVAGGFGAGKTTMVGSVSEIPPVTTEAVMTEASTDHDDLSGTPEKTTTTVAMDFGRLTLERELIMYMFGTPGQARFWFMWDDIVRGAVGAVIVVDSRRLSECFDAVDYFETNGRIPYVVALNRFNGQLDYTTEQIREALEIDPHIPIVDFDARDRLSSGGVLKRLLQYTLSRPGAPEPVG
- a CDS encoding DUF742 domain-containing protein translates to METVPKREGELGDMSYRRKRGARIRPYTFTGGRTRSRHPLMVQTLVSVADPDTPVPPNLMPESESIYQLCAEPRSVAELSAELEIPMGVTQVLLSDLADQEYVYIHPTITGQSPSENQVLERALRGLERLFQ
- a CDS encoding roadblock/LC7 domain-containing protein; this encodes MDNRLSESAENFTWLVSNFVSEVPGVEHAIVVSSDGLLLTASRDFPEEYAEQLSAIASGLQSLADGTARMFSKGESEQLILRMKHGHLFVMSISDGSSLAVLTSSDADMKIVAYQMTLLVESAGHALTPQLRSQLREVMAS
- a CDS encoding sensor histidine kinase, coding for MAHTPSSTASGEPPGARSPAGYDNHPHPHPHSLPYQPGAEGPTPLPPKSGKWQRLLTWLGIRSGSRRAGHAPQPYSWQQPHPWQQQAGPPPADPQQWAAAPYAYPPQYPHPQQYPHPQQPATGHPHQYWTGTQAVPASPQQAAATPHAPLPQQSQRSEQQELVTRTLAGLAMRDLTLVDSIMDHIEELEGDSEDPELLEKLFKIDNLATRMRRNGENLLVLAGEDTGDTSGEPVPLLDVARAAISEISEYQRVQVGDLPDISLTGSAADDLTHLLAELMDNATEKSPEHAQVVVSAQSMADNRLLVTVEDEGIGIPEEQLAELNSRLAGEPVLDEQVMRRMGLYVVSRIAHRHGMQVQLEARAFRGVSAHVVVPARLFATPSQDRGQRRSAGSNTGPFAHASSPEAGQSAPASSESAGSTRRREQSPGQTQTVSGPNHPQEKNSAMDSSVTAAGLPRRSAHRSSVLPPMPPADGSATAGDGTGGDDGAAGDTQETPEAAEDDRAERIRADLEGFIEGQQAAGSDE